Part of the Deltaproteobacteria bacterium genome is shown below.
CTGGGCCTGCAATCCGATGGGGATCCCCGCCTTTTTCTTTGGAGCACAACCCGCCATGGCCAGGCCCAAGCATATCGTCACTAGAAAAATCCACCTCCCGTACTTATGCACCATGATTTCACCTCCCTTGGAATTATGGAATCTTAGACATTCCCTGCTCGAGATAGTGATCGAGCTTGTCCTTGGCCATCTTGGCACCTTTGGCGTCATGTTCGTCGGCTTCGTACTTCATGGCCTTCAGCCAGTTCTCGGCCTTGGTGGTTTCATACGGAGCCTTCTCCTCACCCCCCAGATCCTTGAGTCTCTGGATCCTGGCTTCATAGTCTGGGACCATTTTCTTGTACTTTAGCCCTGCACAGCCTATGAAGAGTGCAAGAGACATTCCCAAAACCAAAACCCAGATTCCGATTCTTTTCGTCATAGTCTCACCCCTTTCGTTTGAACCTTAGAGTCTCTTCCCTAGCCTATTACCTGTCCCTCTCTCACCCTTCCGGGCATTAATTAGAATTAAGATATGTTGACCAATCCCCAGCAAGCTCTCTGGCGGGGTTCGATCTGGGAAAGGTCGCTTCAGATGGAATTTAGACTGGTTTGTTCCCCCATCACCTCCTTCCACAATCTGTACCGACTTCATGTGATAATATGAAAAATTTCCTGTCCTTTCAAGAAAAAAAACGCGACCGCTCATTTTTTGGCCGCACCCTGCTCTTCTCTCTCCTCGAGATAACTGTTCATGCACGTCTCGCTGCAGAAAAAGAGATCCTCACCCCCTATCCTTGCCCGCAGGGCGGTATCCTTGGGAATGTATGTCTGGCAGTAAGGATCCTTTACCAGTTCGTTTTTCCCTGTGGATTCCATGCCCCCATACCTTCTCACCCTATCCCCTGCTCCTGTGCGCGGGCGGAAAAGCCCTCTGAGCAGGTAATAGAGGATCAAGATGAGAGCCAGCAGAACGAGAATTCTCATGGAATCAGATCTTCTCCACTCCTTCCACCTTTCCCAGGTCCGCCAGGAGCCGGCTGGCTGTCTTTTTCAACCCGGGATGAACGGCTTCCGGATCGATTTCACAGAGAGGCACCAGGACAAAAGCCCTCTCGTGAAGGCGGGGATGAGGTATCTGGAGGTCTTGGGTACTCAGCTTCTCTCTGTTGAAAAGGAGAATGTCGAGATCGATGACGCGAGGCCCCCACGTGAAGGTCTTTTTCCTGCCCAGTGCCTTCTCCAGGTTCTTGAGACGTGAGAGAAACTCCTCCGGGCCCAGGGCCGTCTCGAGTCTGACCACGCAGTTGATGAACCAGTCCTGGTTCAAGTACCCGACAGGTTCAGTCCTGTAAAGAGAGGAGCACCGGAGGACCCGGTTTTCTCTGCAGCTATTAAGCCGATCGATGGCGGCCTGACAATTGCCGACCTTATCGCCGACATTGGAACCGATGCCGATCCAGGCGATATTCTTCACAGCTCCGGTCCGCAGGTAACACGTATCGAGACCATTGATTCTGGCAAGGATTCGATCCAGTCGGATCTCTGGCATTCAGGGGGAGAGAAGATCAGTTTTCCTTCTCCTCTCCCACCTCCTCGTTCTTTTTTGGAGTGACATCGATGGAGTCAGGTTCTTTGGAGGCTTTCTTGAAATTCTTGATTCCCTTGCCAATGCCGGCTCCGATCTCGGGGAGTTTTCCCGCCCCAAAAATGATGAGGATGATCACCAAGATGATCAGCAGTTCAGGCATCCCTATTCCGAACATTACCCCTCCACCTTCAAGAGAGAGCAGAAAACCGTTCCCTCTTCTCAAGATCTCCCGCCCTTCATGGCTGCTACCCATCCGGCAACCCTCATTCAGCCACGGGAAGGAGATGATGGCGGAAGTGCATGGGAATCGAACCCACCGTCCCGCTCTCCACAGGACCACTGGATTTGAAGTCCAGGAGGCCCACCAGGACCTGTCCACTTCCGACATTATTATTGCCAGATGGAGGGCAAAAAGTCAATAGAGGAGAACCTGGCCCTGACTCTCGGGCAACCCTCATGCTTCCT
Proteins encoded:
- the folK gene encoding 2-amino-4-hydroxy-6-hydroxymethyldihydropteridine diphosphokinase yields the protein MPEIRLDRILARINGLDTCYLRTGAVKNIAWIGIGSNVGDKVGNCQAAIDRLNSCRENRVLRCSSLYRTEPVGYLNQDWFINCVVRLETALGPEEFLSRLKNLEKALGRKKTFTWGPRVIDLDILLFNREKLSTQDLQIPHPRLHERAFVLVPLCEIDPEAVHPGLKKTASRLLADLGKVEGVEKI
- a CDS encoding twin-arginine translocase TatA/TatE family subunit, which encodes MFGIGMPELLIILVIILIIFGAGKLPEIGAGIGKGIKNFKKASKEPDSIDVTPKKNEEVGEEKEN